A stretch of Cicer arietinum cultivar CDC Frontier isolate Library 1 chromosome 5, Cicar.CDCFrontier_v2.0, whole genome shotgun sequence DNA encodes these proteins:
- the LOC101496551 gene encoding protein WHAT'S THIS FACTOR 1, chloroplastic, whose product MALCSPFFVSNNGPVTSLSSTFLPGTTLSSFSIDRKPRTFNLKNVSVSICRSSLKIVRDRTLDRHVIMKNRIRFVQKLKTLLLSKPKHYLPIHILSKCRAYLSLHKPRSLLAMIHRYPSIFEPFTIPWPPTPLNATKLYPQLCVRLTPAAATLAAEELSLQSSISTILANKLHKLLMLSSYHRLLLSKLVHLAPDLGLPSNFRSRLCNDHPNKFKVVDTSYGCALELVSWDSDLAKPLPPPVFQSLDLIVDRPLKFKQLRLRKGLNLKRTHQDFLLKFEEVPEVCPYTNPAESFAKESIEAEKRCCAVIREVLGMTIEKRSLIDHLTHFRKEFGLPNKLRRMIVRHPELFYTSMKGQRDSVFLVEGFDEKGDLLEKDEILSLQDKWMDLARESKRMRRDRRKVRMDKGIGSLSDVNQNHDDSDIDYDDDIGMDNFEDGYDDGFEDIFEDLDFEAEDYDHENNLFANKIGEFWTAGPFPIQNGLDGEQKQPW is encoded by the coding sequence ATGGCATTGTGTAGTCCTTTCTTTGTCAGCAATAATGGACCTGTAACTTCCCTAAGTTCCACCTTTCTTCCTGGGACAACACTTTCATCCTTCTCTATCGATAGAAAACCTAGAACATTTAACCTGAAAAATGTCTCTGTTTCAATTTGTCGTTCTTCTCTTAAAATTGTACGTGACCGCACTCTTGATAGACATGTTATCATGAAGAACAGAATCCGGTTTGTTCAAAAGCTGAAAACTTTGCTACTTTCTAAACCAAAACATTATCTTCCAATTCACATTTTGTCCAAATGTAGGGCTTATCTTTCCCTTCACAAGCCTCGTTCCTTACTTGCTATGATCCATCGATATCCATCCATTTTCGAACCATTTACTATCCCATGGCCACCCACACCTCTCAATGCAACAAAGTTATATCCCCAACTCTGTGTTCGTTTAACTCCGGCTGCAGCCACCCTTGCAGCTGAAGAATTGAGTCTTCAATCTTCAATTTCAACAATTTTGGCAAACAAACTCCATAAACTTCTTATGTTATCTTCTTACCATCGGTTACTATTGTCAAAATTGGTTCACCTGGCTCCTGATCTTGGTCTCCCTTCTAATTTCAGATCCCGGTTGTGCAATGACCACCCAAACAAATTCAAGGTCGTGGACACTTCCTATGGCTGTGCACTTGAGCTTGTATCATGGGATAGCGACTTGGCAAAGCCTTTACCACCTCCGGTGTTCCAATCTCTTGATTTAATTGTTGACCGACCTTTGAAGTTCAAACAATTGAGACTTCGAAAGGGGCTTAATTTGAAAAGGACTCACCAGGATTTCTTGCTCAAGTTTGAAGAAGTGCCGGAAGTGTGCCCCTATACTAACCCTGCTGAGAGTTTTGCCAAGGAATCGATTGAGGCAGAAAAGAGATGTTGTGCTGTTATAAGAGAGGTTCTTGGAATGACGATTGAAAAGAGGAGTTTAATAGACCACTTGACCCATTTCAGAAAGGAGTTTGGCCTCCCAAACAAGTTGAGAAGAATGATTGTGAGGCATCCAGAATTATTTTATACGAGTATGAAAGGGCAAAGGGACTCAGTTTTCCTGGTGGAGGGGTTTGATGAGAAGGGTGACTTATTGGAGAAGGATGAGATTTTATCCTTACAAGATAAATGGATGGACTTGGCAAGGGAGTCCAAAAGAATGAGAAGAGATAGAAGGAAAGTTAGGATGGATAAAGGTATTGGCAGCTTGAGTGATGTTAatcaaaatcatgatgacagtGACATTGATTATGATGACGATATTGGGATGGATAATTTTGAAGATGGTTATGATGATGGTTTTGAGGATATATTTGAAGACTTGGATTTTGAAGCTGAGGATTATGACCACGAAAACAATTTGTTTGCCAACAAGATTGGAGAATTTTGGACTGCAGGACCTTTTCCAATTCAAAATGGCTTGGATGGAGAACAAAAGCAACCTTGGTAG
- the LOC101497962 gene encoding uncharacterized protein: MTLLSSLQITTTTTLSFLQHSSTFHSLNPSSIILHKTLIPGFATAPPLSLKSFIFSSQKSKKPTTTHASLLETPVLWAGRICIFYALLKTGFVGSPSNPLLSDLEIGDGDSNSNESGDLGFSKWTQGIFGKSAKEGANGAKLTSKWHPTTKGTLRRNYRVPSKSVGRRLLKAIASLLSEDDHFVDATSHKGCQIRRESAHGESVCCNNVRALFDELPTPHLIVEITPFPAGPLSDKDYTKAEKLERVLGSSPSV, translated from the exons ATGACTCTACTTTCTTCTCTGCAaatcaccaccaccaccaccctCTCTTTTCTTCAACACTCCTCCACCTTTCACTCTCTCAATCCCTCTTCAATTATCTTACACAAAACCCTTATTCCAGGTTTTGCTACTGCACCCCCCCTTTCCCTCAAATCATTCATTTTTTCCAGTCAAAAATCCAAAAAACCTACCACTACCCATGCTTCTTTGCTTGAAACTCCCGTTCTGTGGGCTGGTAGGATCTGCATCTTCTATGCACTCCTTAAGACTGGATTCGTTGGATCTCCATCAAACCCACTTCTCTCgg ATTTGGAAATTGGTGATGGTGATAGTAATAGTAATGAATCTGGTGACTTAGGGTTCTCTAAATGGACGCAGGGTATATTTGGAAAATCAG CAAAGGAAGGAGCTAACGGAGCAAAACTTACGAGCAAATGGCATCCTACAACAAAGGGTACACTTAGAAGGAACTATAGAGTCCCATCTAAGTCTGTAGGGCGACGACTTCTTAAAGCCATTGCCTCTCTTTTGTCAGAAGATGACCACTTTGTTGATGCCACTTCTCACAAG GGTTGCCAAATCCGAAGAGAAAGCGCTCACGGAGAAAGCGTTTGTTGCAACAACGTGAGAGCTCTTTTCGACGAGCTACCAACTCCTCATCTCATTGTGGAGATTACACCTTTTCCCGCTGGACCACTTTCTGACAAGGATTACACTAAGGCTGAGAAGCTTGAGAGGGTTCTCGGATCTAGTCCTTCTGTTTGA